One window of the Allosaccharopolyspora coralli genome contains the following:
- a CDS encoding TetR/AcrR family transcriptional regulator — MAGTRRASTRTNGTRENARGSQRRAELLTIAANLFATRGFLATTVRDIADEAGILSGSLYHHFDSKESMVDEILREFLDYQQRSYDDILGEAEDARTAVIELVRQSFRAMPQYRSAIAIFQNEANHLAQFERFAYLDKAAAEFERMWIRVLQDGQEQGLFRPDLNVKLVYRFIRDTVWTAVHWYNPRGRLTANVIADEYVKLVCHGLMEA; from the coding sequence GTGGCAGGAACCAGGCGCGCGTCGACGCGGACGAACGGCACACGGGAGAACGCTCGTGGCTCGCAGCGGCGCGCGGAGTTGCTGACCATCGCCGCGAATCTGTTCGCCACCCGAGGTTTCCTCGCCACCACCGTGCGCGACATCGCCGACGAAGCCGGAATCCTCTCGGGCAGTCTCTACCACCACTTCGACTCGAAGGAGTCGATGGTCGACGAGATCCTCCGCGAGTTCCTGGACTACCAACAGCGCAGCTACGACGACATCCTCGGAGAAGCCGAGGACGCGCGGACCGCGGTCATCGAGCTCGTGCGGCAGTCCTTCCGGGCGATGCCGCAGTATCGCTCGGCGATCGCGATCTTCCAGAACGAGGCGAACCATCTCGCCCAGTTCGAGCGATTCGCCTACCTGGACAAGGCCGCCGCCGAGTTCGAGCGGATGTGGATCCGCGTGTTGCAGGACGGCCAGGAGCAAGGACTGTTCCGGCCGGATCTCAACGTGAAGCTGGTCTACCGGTTCATCCGGGACACCGTGTGGACGGCTGTGCACTGGTACAACCCGCGCGGCAGGCTGACGGCGAACGTGATCGCCGACGAGTACGTCAAACTCGTCTGCCACGGCCTCATGGAGGCGTGA
- a CDS encoding SDR family oxidoreductase — protein MTASPSAPERTAAHNLLAGKTAVVTAAAGSGIGSATARRMVEEGARVVVSDHHERRLEAVHAELGEIPGAEVVSVPCDVTDEDQVTRLLDTAAVEFGGVDVLVNNAGLGGTASIQDMTDDQWNKVLDVTLNGTFRCTRAAVRRFRDQGGGGVVVNNASVVGWRAQAGQAHYAAAKAGVMALTRCAAIDAAPLGVRINAVAPSLVMHANLAKVTSDELLGELTSREAFGRSAEPWEVANVIVFLASGYSTYLTGEVVSVSNQHA, from the coding sequence GTGACCGCCAGTCCGTCCGCGCCGGAACGAACCGCGGCGCACAACCTGCTCGCGGGCAAGACGGCCGTGGTCACGGCCGCCGCAGGCAGCGGTATCGGTTCGGCCACGGCGCGCCGGATGGTCGAGGAAGGCGCCCGCGTCGTCGTCAGCGACCACCACGAGCGCAGACTCGAAGCCGTGCACGCGGAACTCGGCGAGATCCCGGGGGCCGAAGTCGTGTCGGTGCCGTGCGACGTGACCGACGAGGACCAGGTGACGCGACTGCTCGACACGGCGGCCGTCGAGTTCGGCGGAGTGGACGTGCTGGTCAACAACGCCGGACTCGGTGGAACGGCGTCGATCCAGGACATGACCGACGACCAGTGGAACAAGGTCCTCGACGTGACGCTCAACGGCACGTTCCGATGCACCCGCGCGGCCGTGCGCCGGTTCCGGGACCAGGGCGGTGGGGGCGTGGTGGTCAACAACGCCTCGGTCGTCGGGTGGCGTGCCCAGGCCGGGCAGGCGCACTATGCGGCGGCGAAGGCGGGCGTCATGGCCCTGACCCGGTGTGCGGCGATCGACGCGGCCCCGTTGGGGGTGCGGATCAATGCGGTCGCCCCGAGCCTGGTGATGCACGCGAACCTCGCGAAGGTGACGTCGGACGAACTGCTCGGGGAGCTCACCTCCCGTGAGGCGTTCGGCCGTTCCGCGGAACCGTGGGAGGTCGCCAATGTCATCGTGTTCCTCGCCAGCGGGTACTCCACCTACCTCACCGGAGAGGTCGTCTCGGTGAGCAATCAGCACGCGTGA
- a CDS encoding acyl-CoA dehydrogenase family protein: MDLTDSAAESAFRTQVREWLGDHLTGDFAEVRGLGGPGREHEAFDARLAWDRHLADHGWTCLGWPTEFGGRGASIQEQVIFHEEYAQANAPVRLSHIGEELLGPTVIAFGTPQQQQRFLPPIVTVRELWCQGYSEPGAGSDLANVSTRAERDGGEWVVHGQKVWTSHAHFADWCFVLARTDPAETRHHGLSYLLVPMQQPGIEVRPITQLTGTSEFNEVFFDGARADAHHVVGEVGDGWRVAMGTLGFERGIGTVDQQVVFRRELQGITDLARANGALEDPVLRDKIVRAWTGLEIMRFNVLRTLTGVANGTAGSEASIAKLYWARFHRGLGELAMEVAGADGLLTDGPPYELDEHQRLFLFTRADTIYGGSDEIQRNIIAERVLGLPKEVRP, encoded by the coding sequence GTGGATCTCACCGACAGCGCAGCGGAATCGGCCTTCCGCACGCAGGTGCGCGAATGGCTCGGTGATCACCTCACCGGTGACTTCGCCGAGGTCCGGGGGCTCGGCGGCCCCGGACGCGAGCACGAGGCGTTCGACGCGCGACTCGCGTGGGACCGCCACCTCGCCGACCACGGGTGGACCTGCCTGGGCTGGCCGACGGAGTTCGGCGGCCGAGGCGCCTCCATCCAGGAACAGGTGATCTTTCACGAGGAGTACGCCCAGGCGAACGCTCCGGTCCGGCTGAGCCACATCGGGGAGGAACTGCTCGGCCCGACCGTCATCGCGTTCGGCACACCGCAACAGCAGCAGCGTTTCCTTCCACCGATCGTCACCGTGCGCGAACTGTGGTGTCAGGGCTATTCCGAGCCAGGCGCGGGCTCGGACCTCGCCAACGTCTCGACCCGCGCGGAACGGGACGGCGGAGAATGGGTCGTGCACGGCCAGAAGGTGTGGACCTCGCACGCGCATTTCGCCGATTGGTGCTTCGTGCTCGCCCGCACCGATCCCGCGGAAACCCGGCACCACGGCTTGTCCTACTTGTTGGTGCCCATGCAGCAGCCCGGTATCGAGGTGCGCCCGATCACTCAGCTCACCGGAACGTCGGAGTTCAACGAGGTTTTCTTCGACGGCGCCCGTGCCGATGCCCATCACGTCGTCGGCGAGGTCGGGGACGGCTGGCGGGTCGCGATGGGCACCCTCGGCTTCGAACGCGGGATCGGCACCGTCGACCAGCAGGTCGTCTTTCGCCGGGAGCTCCAGGGCATCACCGACTTGGCGAGAGCCAACGGGGCGCTCGAGGATCCCGTGCTGCGCGACAAGATCGTCCGCGCGTGGACCGGGCTGGAGATCATGCGCTTCAACGTGCTGCGCACCTTGACCGGCGTCGCCAACGGAACCGCCGGCTCCGAAGCCTCGATCGCGAAGCTGTACTGGGCGCGTTTTCACCGCGGTCTCGGGGAGCTGGCCATGGAGGTCGCCGGGGCTGACGGTCTGCTCACCGACGGCCCGCCGTACGAACTCGACGAACACCAGCGGCTGTTCCTGTTCACCCGGGCCGACACCATCTACGGCGGTTCCGACGAGATCCAACGCAACATCATCGCCGAGCGAGTGCTCGGACTTCCCAAGGAGGTTCGCCCGTGA
- a CDS encoding CoA-transferase subunit beta, with protein sequence MNDVTRAEVCAVACADSWADAGTVLASPIGIVPTVGARLAKLTTAPELLLTDGEAQLLADVPPMGSGADGATVEGWMPYRKVLDMLAGGQRRVMMGATQIDRHGNQNISRIGTWDAPKVQLIGVRGAPGNTINHTTNYWIPQHGPRVFVESVDVVSGVGHDRARRVGARYHDVSVVVTDLAVLDFAGPEATMRLRSVHPGVTVEQVQENTGFPLAIDTVEQTRLPTSEELDLIRSTVDPKDLRSQEVAQ encoded by the coding sequence ATGAACGACGTGACGCGGGCCGAGGTCTGTGCGGTCGCCTGCGCGGACTCGTGGGCCGACGCGGGGACGGTGCTCGCCTCCCCCATCGGCATCGTGCCGACCGTCGGCGCGCGGCTGGCCAAGCTCACCACGGCGCCGGAACTGCTGCTCACGGACGGCGAGGCACAACTGCTGGCTGACGTCCCTCCGATGGGGTCCGGCGCGGACGGCGCCACCGTCGAAGGGTGGATGCCGTACCGCAAGGTGCTCGACATGCTGGCAGGCGGACAACGCCGCGTGATGATGGGCGCGACCCAGATCGACCGCCACGGCAACCAGAACATCTCCCGGATCGGCACGTGGGACGCCCCGAAGGTGCAACTGATCGGCGTGCGCGGAGCGCCGGGGAACACGATCAACCACACCACGAACTACTGGATTCCCCAGCACGGCCCGCGCGTGTTCGTCGAGTCGGTCGACGTCGTCTCCGGGGTGGGTCACGACCGTGCCCGGCGGGTCGGCGCTCGCTATCACGACGTCAGCGTCGTCGTCACCGATCTCGCCGTTCTCGACTTCGCCGGACCCGAGGCGACCATGCGGCTGCGTTCGGTGCATCCGGGCGTCACGGTCGAGCAAGTACAGGAGAACACCGGGTTCCCGCTCGCGATCGACACGGTGGAACAGACGCGACTTCCCACGAGCGAGGAACTCGACCTCATTCGAAGCACTGTCGACCCGAAGGACCTCCGCTCGCAGGAGGTGGCGCAGTGA
- a CDS encoding CoA transferase subunit A: MQDRSTTVDGVVSRLRDGMTIGIGGWGSRRKPMALVRAILRSELRDLTLVSYGGPDVGLLAAAGKLRKVVYGFVSLDSVPLDPHFRAARQRGELDVAEYDEGMVLAGLRAAAARLPFLPTRAGLGSDVMALNPGLTTVTSPYADGEELVAMPALELDVALVHMNRADRAGNGQYLGPDPYFDDLFCAAAAEAYVSCEQLVSTEELLHTGPLPSLLLDRTHTTGVVETPNGAHFTSCVPDHERDEPFQRQYAASGKSAEAWQEFRERFLSGDESDYQQAVDAFHAGATERQEARVR; this comes from the coding sequence GTGCAGGACAGATCCACGACCGTCGACGGAGTCGTGTCCCGGCTCCGGGACGGAATGACGATCGGCATCGGCGGCTGGGGGTCACGCCGCAAACCGATGGCGCTGGTGCGGGCGATCCTGCGCTCCGAACTCCGGGACCTGACACTGGTCTCCTACGGCGGTCCCGACGTCGGACTGCTCGCGGCGGCTGGGAAGCTCCGCAAAGTCGTGTACGGGTTCGTCTCGCTGGACTCCGTGCCACTCGACCCGCACTTCCGCGCCGCACGGCAGCGCGGTGAGCTCGACGTCGCCGAGTACGACGAGGGCATGGTGCTGGCTGGACTCCGTGCGGCCGCGGCGCGGCTTCCGTTCCTGCCGACCCGCGCCGGCCTCGGCTCGGACGTGATGGCACTCAACCCCGGGTTGACGACCGTCACTTCGCCGTACGCGGACGGCGAAGAACTCGTCGCGATGCCCGCATTGGAGCTCGACGTCGCGCTGGTGCACATGAATCGAGCGGATCGGGCAGGCAACGGCCAGTACCTCGGTCCCGACCCGTACTTCGACGATCTGTTCTGTGCGGCGGCCGCCGAGGCGTACGTGAGTTGTGAGCAGCTCGTGTCCACAGAGGAACTTCTGCACACCGGGCCGTTGCCCTCCCTGCTGCTCGATCGAACCCACACCACGGGGGTGGTGGAAACGCCGAACGGTGCCCATTTCACCAGTTGCGTTCCCGACCACGAGCGGGATGAGCCGTTCCAGAGGCAGTACGCCGCGAGCGGAAAGTCCGCCGAGGCGTGGCAGGAGTTTCGCGAACGCTTCCTCAGCGGCGACGAGTCCGACTACCAGCAGGCCGTCGACGCGTTCCACGCCGGCGCGACAGAACGGCAGGAGGCGAGGGTCCGATGA
- a CDS encoding NAD(P)H-dependent flavin oxidoreductase, translated as MSLRTPLCDLVGVRHPVVQTGMGWVAGPRLVSATANGGGLGILASATMGIEQLTDAIHEVKERTDEPFGVNLRADAEDAEQRVDLLIREGVRVASFALAPNQRLIGKLKDAGIVVIPSVGARRHAEKVAAWGADAVLVQGGEGGGHTGPVATTLLVPQVVDAVDIPVIAAGGFFDGRGLAAALCYGAAGVAMGTRFLMTRDSAVPDEVKQRYLASACTDTLVTSRVDGLPHRMIRTDVSDSAERSGSLRRLPGAIRQAVGFKRMMGLSWRGLVTDGLAMRKAQQLPWHRLLLAANTPMLIKAALVDGDPEAGILPSGQVVGMIDDLPSCAELIDGLVTEAASVLQTNATTQVTDA; from the coding sequence GTGTCGCTTCGAACGCCACTGTGCGACCTGGTCGGCGTGCGGCACCCGGTGGTGCAGACGGGCATGGGCTGGGTGGCGGGACCGCGGCTGGTCTCGGCGACGGCCAACGGTGGCGGGCTCGGCATTCTCGCCTCGGCCACGATGGGCATCGAGCAGCTCACCGACGCGATACACGAGGTCAAAGAGCGCACCGATGAACCGTTCGGCGTGAACCTCCGCGCCGACGCCGAGGACGCCGAGCAGCGCGTCGATCTGCTCATCCGCGAAGGAGTCCGGGTCGCGTCGTTCGCCCTGGCACCGAACCAACGACTCATCGGCAAGCTCAAGGACGCCGGGATCGTCGTGATCCCCTCGGTGGGTGCGCGCAGACACGCGGAGAAGGTGGCAGCGTGGGGTGCGGACGCGGTTCTGGTTCAGGGCGGCGAAGGCGGCGGCCACACCGGCCCGGTCGCCACGACGCTGCTCGTTCCCCAGGTCGTCGATGCCGTGGACATTCCGGTGATCGCCGCGGGTGGGTTCTTCGACGGACGCGGGTTGGCTGCCGCGCTGTGTTACGGCGCGGCGGGCGTCGCGATGGGAACACGATTCCTGATGACGCGGGACAGCGCGGTTCCGGACGAGGTCAAGCAGCGCTACCTCGCGTCCGCATGCACGGACACGCTCGTGACGTCCCGAGTGGACGGACTGCCACACCGGATGATCCGAACCGACGTGTCCGATTCCGCCGAGCGTTCCGGGTCACTGCGGCGACTCCCCGGGGCAATTCGTCAAGCGGTCGGTTTCAAACGCATGATGGGGCTGTCGTGGCGCGGTCTCGTCACCGACGGGCTCGCGATGCGCAAGGCACAGCAGCTTCCGTGGCACCGGTTGTTGCTCGCGGCGAACACTCCGATGCTCATCAAGGCCGCGCTGGTCGACGGCGATCCGGAGGCCGGAATCCTGCCCTCCGGTCAGGTCGTCGGCATGATCGACGACCTGCCCAGCTGCGCGGAACTGATCGACGGGTTGGTCACCGAGGCCGCCTCCGTGCTCCAGACGAACGCAACCACGCAGGTCACCGACGCGTGA